In a genomic window of Mycoplasma iguanae:
- a CDS encoding diadenylate cyclase: MINTFIILNFVLLVWVVLLTIIFLVFYIIKKLKSKKTSFSKLGNTTKVHLIYHLKEAIIELSKSKTGAIITIQKKDDLSSFRTDGLELNANISSTLLIAIFNKKSPLHDGAVIIKDNKITYASTYFKITGKSINNKYGARHRAAMGISEQTDAITIVVSEENGDVTIAKLGKFFSTNLDLIQENLLKHLVN; encoded by the coding sequence ATGATAAATACTTTTATAATTTTAAATTTTGTATTACTTGTTTGAGTTGTTTTACTGACAATCATTTTTTTGGTTTTTTATATAATTAAAAAATTAAAAAGCAAAAAAACTAGTTTTTCAAAATTAGGAAATACAACAAAAGTACATTTAATTTATCATTTAAAAGAAGCAATTATTGAATTATCAAAAAGTAAAACAGGCGCAATTATTACAATTCAAAAAAAAGATGATTTAAGTAGTTTTAGAACAGATGGTCTGGAATTAAATGCCAATATTTCTTCAACTTTACTAATTGCTATTTTTAATAAAAAATCGCCATTACATGATGGGGCTGTTATTATTAAAGATAATAAAATTACTTATGCTTCTACATACTTTAAAATTACAGGAAAATCAATCAATAATAAATATGGAGCACGTCACAGAGCTGCTATGGGGATTAGTGAACAAACTGATGCCATTACTATTGTTGTTTCAGAAGAAAATGGTGATGTAACAATTGCTAAACTAGGAAAGTTTTTTTCTACAAACTTAGATTTAATTCAAGAAAACTTATTAAAACATTTAGTTAATTAA
- a CDS encoding ABC transporter permease subunit → MKYFWIIFKYLLITLVLLLVLFPLFYLISISLMSNNLVTSGKAHFIADDWNWQNYSNAFYNGFLPSLANSLANVSLVVVTKLITLILGAYGLFLLNKFWRKILFIIFLFISIIPEISLYFNLFKLSTEWSLTNKSIILALSINSVFSFFSLNYFYNAFVDVSNKEAKTVVIDNLKWWEKFYYVYYSKLKMPIFLTVVFTTIEVWNSYLWPAIILSGKQTENGQALNTIATWFPQLGYMEQGELLNLVAAGSVISILIPLSIYLICSKWINRNLYKMV, encoded by the coding sequence ATGAAATATTTTTGAATTATTTTCAAGTATTTATTAATCACTTTAGTTTTATTATTAGTTCTTTTTCCGCTTTTTTATTTAATTTCTATTTCACTAATGTCAAATAATTTAGTTACTTCAGGTAAAGCACATTTTATAGCTGATGACTGAAACTGACAAAATTATAGCAATGCCTTTTACAATGGTTTTTTACCTTCATTAGCAAATAGCTTAGCTAACGTATCATTAGTGGTAGTAACTAAATTAATAACATTAATCCTGGGAGCTTATGGGTTGTTTTTACTAAACAAATTTTGAAGAAAGATATTATTTATAATTTTTTTATTTATATCTATCATTCCAGAAATCAGCCTTTATTTTAATTTATTTAAATTAAGTACGGAATGAAGTTTGACAAATAAATCAATTATTTTGGCATTATCTATTAATTCAGTATTTTCATTTTTTTCTTTAAATTATTTTTATAATGCATTTGTGGATGTAAGTAACAAAGAAGCTAAAACTGTTGTAATTGATAATTTAAAATGATGGGAAAAATTTTATTATGTTTATTATTCAAAATTAAAAATGCCAATTTTTTTAACAGTAGTTTTTACAACGATTGAAGTATGAAATAGTTACTTATGACCAGCAATTATTTTATCGGGAAAACAAACTGAAAATGGGCAAGCTCTTAATACTATTGCAACATGATTTCCCCAATTAGGTTATATGGAACAAGGAGAATTATTAAATCTTGTTGCTGCAGGATCAGTAATTTCTATTTTAATTCCTTTATCAATTTATTTAATTTGTTCAAAATGAATTAACAGAAATTTATATAAAATGGTGTAA
- a CDS encoding peroxiredoxin has product MSTITVRGTKFNLVGTPVKVGDQINAKVANLEFQDQEINQLFTKDLNVISIFPSINTSVCDEQTRGISQLAHNNPEINFIALSLDLPTALKEWCGTHGVDNISIFSDYKQREFSTKYGLLVEGIFLMNRAIIVVDKTGKVLYVKHNTELSDQIDFTSLEDFLK; this is encoded by the coding sequence ATGTCAACAATAACAGTTAGAGGAACTAAATTCAACTTAGTAGGTACACCTGTAAAGGTTGGTGACCAGATTAATGCAAAAGTTGCAAATCTAGAATTTCAAGATCAAGAAATTAATCAATTATTTACAAAAGATTTAAATGTAATTTCAATCTTTCCATCTATCAATACTTCAGTATGTGATGAACAAACACGTGGGATTTCTCAATTAGCTCACAATAATCCAGAAATTAATTTTATCGCTCTTTCTTTAGATTTACCTACTGCATTAAAAGAGTGATGTGGAACTCATGGAGTTGATAATATTTCAATTTTTTCAGATTACAAACAAAGAGAATTTTCTACTAAATACGGTTTACTAGTTGAAGGAATTTTCTTGATGAACCGGGCAATTATTGTTGTAGATAAAACTGGAAAAGTTTTATATGTAAAACACAACACAGAATTAAGTGATCAAATTGATTTCACTAGTCTAGAAGATTTTTTAAAATAA
- the pfkA gene encoding 6-phosphofructokinase yields the protein MSTIKKIAVLTSGGDAPGMNNAIRAVLKHALANNLETFLIYEGYKGLVEKNIQNAKNVDVDQYIAKGGTFIYSARYPEFKDPAVRMQAKQNLLDLEIDALVVIGGDGSYMGAQLLHEIGVKTITMPGTIDNDITSSDFTIGYDTALNTIVKAVDSLRDTSNSHNRFLILEVMGHGAGDLALYSGLATGAEIIITNEAIKTTEEIVAIVKDQMIAKKKRSVIAIVSEFIYEDIKALAKEVEAQTGIASRAMALEHVQRGGTPTAQERIQSTLMGIKAVDLLLNGQSGVALGNIKNDIIATPILEALAMKNKSNKEKTEKFNKLNQS from the coding sequence ATGTCTACAATCAAAAAAATTGCAGTTTTAACATCGGGTGGTGATGCTCCAGGGATGAATAATGCTATTAGAGCAGTTCTAAAACATGCCCTTGCAAATAACTTAGAAACTTTTTTAATTTATGAAGGATATAAAGGTCTTGTTGAAAAAAATATTCAAAATGCTAAAAATGTTGATGTTGATCAATATATAGCTAAAGGTGGAACTTTTATTTATTCTGCAAGATATCCAGAATTTAAAGATCCAGCAGTAAGAATGCAAGCTAAACAAAATTTATTAGATTTAGAAATTGATGCTTTAGTTGTAATTGGTGGTGATGGTTCATACATGGGAGCGCAATTATTACACGAAATTGGAGTAAAAACTATTACAATGCCAGGAACGATAGACAACGATATTACTTCCAGTGATTTTACAATCGGTTATGATACAGCTTTAAATACAATTGTTAAAGCTGTTGATTCACTAAGAGATACTTCTAATTCACACAATCGTTTTTTAATTTTAGAAGTAATGGGCCACGGTGCAGGAGACTTAGCACTTTATTCAGGTTTAGCTACCGGAGCTGAAATCATTATCACTAATGAAGCAATAAAAACTACCGAAGAAATTGTAGCAATTGTAAAAGATCAAATGATTGCAAAGAAAAAAAGAAGTGTAATAGCAATTGTAAGTGAATTTATTTATGAAGATATTAAAGCTCTAGCAAAAGAAGTTGAAGCTCAAACTGGAATTGCTTCAAGAGCAATGGCTTTAGAACATGTTCAACGCGGTGGAACTCCTACTGCCCAAGAAAGAATTCAATCGACATTAATGGGAATTAAAGCTGTTGATTTATTGTTAAATGGTCAATCAGGTGTAGCTTTAGGAAATATTAAAAATGACATTATTGCAACACCTATCTTAGAAGCTCTTGCAATGAAAAATAAATCAAACAAAGAAAAAACAGAAAAATTTAATAAATTGAATCAATCATAA
- a CDS encoding carbohydrate ABC transporter permease, with protein sequence MNKFNWKNLKASTFLIPLLVITVIFILYPLINTFIDSFKSYHRYSKVNFDWSFKNFESILNDSQFQAAFGNTTIVLLVATPLGIILAFLFALLVNSLTSKLSKNVLITMLYSQFFISIFAIGTSFIFLFGNHYNAFNQAFNSNYKFTNNQPLFLYVLFHIWRIFPFNSVLFIFAITKAIEKNYKKMRIDNLSLKDKIFHIYSYELKKSLVLMLYINFMTVMTLFPEAILGQNFPWELNHAHTLTSYIFEYINPKFGIEINDAKAAASGILVFLYILFLIILFFTFKISFRFFNKKNMLHKQKALEDI encoded by the coding sequence ATGAACAAATTTAATTGAAAGAATTTAAAAGCAAGCACTTTTTTAATTCCGTTATTGGTTATAACGGTTATTTTTATTTTATATCCCTTAATTAATACATTCATTGATTCTTTTAAAAGTTATCACCGTTATTCAAAAGTCAATTTTGATTGATCATTTAAAAATTTTGAAAGTATTTTAAATGATTCACAATTTCAAGCTGCATTTGGAAACACTACAATTGTTTTATTAGTAGCTACACCTTTAGGAATTATTTTAGCATTTTTATTTGCTTTGTTGGTTAATTCCTTAACTTCAAAATTAAGTAAAAATGTTTTAATTACTATGCTTTATTCACAGTTTTTTATTTCTATTTTTGCAATTGGAACTAGCTTTATCTTTTTGTTTGGTAATCACTACAATGCTTTTAATCAAGCATTTAACAGTAATTATAAATTTACTAACAATCAACCATTATTTTTGTATGTTTTATTTCACATTTGGAGAATATTTCCTTTCAATAGTGTCCTATTTATTTTTGCAATTACAAAAGCAATTGAAAAAAACTACAAAAAAATGAGAATTGACAACTTAAGTTTAAAAGATAAAATCTTTCATATTTATAGTTATGAGTTAAAAAAAAGTTTAGTTTTAATGCTTTATATTAATTTTATGACTGTCATGACGCTGTTCCCTGAAGCTATTTTAGGTCAAAATTTTCCCTGAGAGCTAAATCATGCTCATACTTTAACAAGTTATATTTTTGAATATATAAATCCCAAATTTGGGATTGAAATTAATGATGCTAAAGCTGCTGCTTCAGGTATTCTAGTATTTTTATATATTTTATTTTTAATTATACTTTTTTTCACATTCAAAATTTCATTTAGATTTTTTAATAAGAAAAATATGTTACATAAACAGAAAGCACTGGAGGATATATAA
- a CDS encoding FMN-dependent NADH-azoreductase, whose amino-acid sequence MKVLVIKSSMTEKTGSFSSLLSDRFMKHYLELHPEAEVTYLDLNEESAGIKSLTTNNFKEFWNPEDADKYINQLKSVDRVVMSTPMTNFHYPATTKNYIDHICVADKTFSYKYSKKGDAIGLLTNLKVQLLTSQGAPLGWYPWGDHTENLRGIWNFLGAQVAKPFILAGTKVAPATELSKEAYLDSFDAEIKALAAEF is encoded by the coding sequence ATGAAAGTATTAGTAATTAAATCTTCAATGACTGAAAAAACAGGTTCTTTTTCTTCACTATTAAGTGACCGTTTTATGAAACATTATTTAGAATTACATCCTGAAGCAGAAGTAACATATCTAGATTTAAACGAAGAAAGTGCTGGAATAAAATCTTTAACAACTAACAACTTTAAAGAATTTTGAAATCCAGAAGATGCAGATAAATACATTAACCAACTAAAAAGCGTAGATCGTGTTGTTATGTCTACGCCAATGACAAATTTCCACTATCCAGCTACAACAAAAAACTATATTGACCATATATGTGTAGCTGATAAAACATTTAGTTATAAATATTCTAAAAAAGGTGATGCGATTGGTTTATTAACAAATTTAAAAGTTCAATTATTAACAAGTCAAGGTGCACCTTTAGGTTGATACCCATGAGGTGACCATACTGAAAACTTAAGAGGAATTTGAAACTTTTTAGGTGCCCAAGTTGCTAAACCATTTATTCTTGCTGGAACAAAAGTTGCACCAGCTACTGAATTATCAAAAGAAGCTTACTTAGATTCTTTTGATGCAGAAATTAAGGCTTTAGCTGCTGAATTTTAA
- a CDS encoding ABC transporter ATP-binding protein gives MNNPENNYLIVKDLNIVLNKEVILSNVNFSVKKGDFVSIIGPSGSGKTTLLNSIANLIPKTSGTIMIDNHENNLNIGYVFQDFNLYENITVYQNIYLSVKNSFFWTVKRKLDFLKSFDVENKFKILEFTTKIEKYLENNTNKRKVLAELQQQHFLFFKKLLLQRKIKTAFKFLKQSSVKQLAKQDIVEIARNLNIEDLLFKKTMYLSGGQKQRVSIAKALAKKSSLILLDEPFAAFDAKLKEKTRDWLKTINQKFKITMLFVTHDQNDAMLISDKIIFISQKTIVQYDEPKNIFKNPANLAIAKFIGYPEIIFLEEKNKLNYYIRPKNISIQFKENSTDYIKEIKTNGNIDILDIWSNKYQKVITVISDVNKHQINQKVILIFDEKEILIFDELGNRVIDEQI, from the coding sequence AGTTAAAAAAGGAGATTTTGTCTCTATTATTGGACCTTCTGGTAGTGGAAAAACTACACTCTTAAATTCTATAGCTAATTTAATTCCAAAAACCAGTGGCACAATCATGATTGATAATCATGAAAATAATTTAAACATTGGTTATGTTTTTCAAGATTTTAACCTTTATGAAAACATAACTGTTTATCAAAATATTTATTTATCGGTAAAAAATTCTTTTTTTTGAACAGTAAAAAGAAAACTAGATTTTTTAAAATCATTTGATGTTGAAAACAAATTTAAAATTTTAGAATTCACAACTAAAATTGAAAAATATTTAGAAAATAATACAAACAAAAGAAAAGTTTTAGCAGAATTACAACAACAACATTTTTTATTTTTTAAAAAATTACTTTTGCAAAGAAAAATAAAAACAGCTTTTAAATTTTTAAAGCAAAGTAGTGTGAAACAATTAGCAAAGCAAGATATTGTCGAAATTGCTAGAAATTTAAATATTGAAGATCTTTTATTTAAAAAAACAATGTATTTATCTGGTGGTCAAAAGCAAAGAGTTTCTATTGCAAAAGCCCTAGCTAAAAAAAGTAGTTTAATTTTATTAGATGAACCATTCGCAGCTTTTGATGCTAAATTAAAAGAAAAAACACGTGATTGATTAAAAACAATTAATCAAAAATTTAAGATTACTATGTTGTTTGTTACACATGATCAAAATGATGCAATGTTGATTAGTGACAAAATTATTTTTATTAGCCAAAAAACAATAGTCCAATATGATGAACCAAAAAACATCTTTAAAAATCCTGCAAATTTAGCAATTGCTAAATTTATTGGATATCCAGAAATTATTTTTTTAGAAGAGAAAAATAAATTAAATTATTATATTCGTCCTAAAAACATTTCAATTCAATTCAAAGAGAATTCCACAGATTACATTAAAGAAATCAAAACTAATGGTAATATTGATATTTTAGATATTTGATCTAATAAATATCAAAAAGTTATCACTGTTATTTCAGATGTGAATAAACATCAAATTAACCAAAAAGTCATTTTAATTTTTGATGAAAAAGAAATTTTAATTTTTGATGAATTAGGAAATAGAGTGATCGATGAACAAATTTAA
- the ychF gene encoding redox-regulated ATPase YchF: MFYKGKNMSLKAGIVGLPNVGKSTLFSALTRTQVESANYAFTTIEPNISIVELNDNRLHELAKIVKPERILPATFQFVDIAGLVEGASKGEGLGNKFLANIREVDAIIQVVRCFEDDDIVHVANSINPLRDLEIINLELLLSDMTIIENVLKRVTKKAQNTSDAETKIEYELALKLQKAFEQNIQARELDYSEKELKFLKSYQLLTLKPILYVANIAQNDIDNLKNNSHYKNLEKWATAKKVTLLPISIKLEHELSQLDQEDFQAFLKEYNLKYSGLDLLTQHAFKLLNLSTYFTAGILEVRAWTFTNGMLAPQCAGIIHSDFEKKFIKAEVISYLDYIQEQGEKNAKENGKMRLEGKTYIMQDGDVCHFKFGK, encoded by the coding sequence ATGTTTTATAAAGGAAAAAATATGTCACTAAAAGCTGGTATTGTTGGGCTACCCAATGTTGGAAAATCAACGCTTTTTTCAGCCTTAACTAGAACTCAAGTTGAATCTGCCAATTATGCATTTACTACAATTGAACCTAATATCAGTATTGTAGAACTAAATGATAATCGATTACATGAGCTAGCAAAAATTGTTAAACCAGAAAGAATCTTACCTGCAACTTTTCAGTTTGTTGATATTGCAGGTCTAGTTGAAGGTGCTTCCAAAGGGGAAGGTTTAGGGAATAAATTTTTAGCAAATATTCGTGAAGTAGATGCAATTATTCAAGTAGTTAGATGTTTTGAAGATGATGACATTGTTCATGTTGCTAATAGCATTAATCCACTAAGAGATTTGGAAATAATTAATTTAGAATTATTACTTTCTGATATGACAATCATTGAAAATGTTTTAAAACGTGTAACTAAAAAAGCACAAAATACTTCCGATGCAGAAACTAAAATTGAATATGAATTAGCTTTAAAATTACAAAAAGCTTTTGAACAAAATATTCAAGCCCGTGAACTTGATTATTCAGAAAAAGAATTAAAATTCTTAAAAAGTTATCAACTTTTAACTTTAAAACCTATTTTATATGTTGCTAATATTGCCCAAAATGATATAGACAATCTAAAAAATAATTCTCACTACAAAAATTTAGAAAAATGAGCAACAGCTAAAAAAGTTACTTTATTACCTATTTCGATTAAATTAGAACATGAACTTTCACAATTAGATCAAGAAGATTTTCAAGCATTTTTAAAAGAATATAACTTAAAGTACTCTGGTTTAGATCTTTTAACACAACATGCTTTTAAATTATTAAATCTATCAACTTATTTTACTGCTGGAATTTTAGAAGTTCGCGCCTGAACTTTTACAAATGGAATGCTAGCGCCTCAATGTGCTGGAATTATTCACAGTGATTTTGAAAAAAAATTTATTAAAGCTGAAGTTATTAGTTATTTAGATTATATTCAAGAGCAAGGTGAAAAAAATGCTAAAGAAAATGGAAAAATGCGACTTGAAGGAAAAACATATATAATGCAAGATGGTGATGTTTGTCACTTTAAATTTGGTAAATAA
- a CDS encoding transketolase-like TK C-terminal-containing protein, whose amino-acid sequence MINLEKHEALVSAMRGISLDAINHAKQGHLGMALGATNLIANLVGNVMKFTTKDPKWINRDRFVLSAGHGSLTIYSLYNFLGILNKEDLINHKILNSKTPSHPEMDKLEFVDASTGPLGQGIAMGVGMAIAQQYLAQKFNKKNYRIIDNHIFVVHGDGCIQEGVALEAIQLAGTLKLNKLILIHDYNAMQIDSSSAEVNNIDFQQYFKSQNFNVIIMENDNTQNFLAAIELAKKSDQPTYIQVRTEIAKGTAVANTPKGHNGILSPEATIQYKKALDFKTFEPFEYDESNYQYGAQIIKDKNQKYDQWKELFTEYSNHFPELANELLKLINNQLPLPSFDVSFAKSNLATRDYIPTIMEHIDQNAWNVLGGSADLKAACKVGWNLDFWQGGKNIKYGIREFAMTAINNGINLYSNFKTLDATFLVFSDYAKSALRLASLMELTNIHIYTHDSYQVGGDGPTHQPIEQITGLRSIPNFKVVRPCDESEMLLAFKKAFSSKKEQYAIIGCRQPLKSYNLAKNNLEAAYHIIENDHFQLTLLASGSEVELAEKVLNILKSENILAQLISVPILNDLVNDEVLIKKLKIDQKPIFAIEASNDSMWYKLATYNKFNGHFSDTFGASADGQIVYELHGFEANQIAQKILKWLAKIQ is encoded by the coding sequence ATGATAAACTTAGAAAAGCATGAAGCTTTAGTTTCAGCGATGCGTGGAATTTCCTTAGACGCAATTAATCATGCAAAACAAGGTCATTTAGGAATGGCTTTAGGTGCAACAAATTTAATCGCTAACCTTGTGGGTAATGTAATGAAATTTACAACTAAAGATCCAAAATGAATTAATCGTGATCGTTTTGTTCTGAGTGCGGGTCATGGATCTTTAACTATTTATTCACTATACAATTTTTTAGGTATTTTGAATAAAGAAGATTTAATCAACCATAAAATCTTAAATTCTAAAACTCCTTCCCATCCTGAAATGGATAAATTAGAATTTGTTGATGCATCAACTGGTCCATTAGGACAAGGAATTGCCATGGGTGTGGGAATGGCCATTGCTCAACAATATCTAGCGCAAAAATTTAACAAAAAAAATTATCGTATAATTGATAATCACATTTTTGTAGTTCATGGAGATGGTTGTATACAAGAAGGAGTAGCACTGGAAGCAATTCAATTGGCTGGTACTTTAAAATTAAACAAATTAATTTTAATTCATGACTATAATGCAATGCAAATTGATTCCAGTTCAGCAGAAGTAAATAACATTGATTTTCAACAATATTTCAAATCGCAAAATTTCAATGTTATTATTATGGAAAATGATAACACACAGAATTTTTTAGCAGCCATTGAGTTAGCTAAAAAATCAGATCAACCAACTTATATTCAAGTAAGAACTGAAATTGCTAAAGGCACTGCTGTGGCAAATACTCCTAAAGGTCATAATGGAATTTTGAGCCCAGAAGCAACAATTCAATATAAAAAAGCGCTTGATTTTAAAACTTTTGAACCTTTTGAATATGATGAAAGTAACTATCAATATGGTGCTCAAATCATAAAAGATAAAAACCAAAAATATGATCAATGGAAAGAATTATTCACTGAATACTCAAATCATTTTCCTGAACTAGCCAATGAATTGTTAAAATTAATAAATAATCAATTACCACTTCCTAGTTTTGATGTTAGTTTTGCAAAATCTAATTTAGCTACCCGTGATTATATTCCTACAATTATGGAACATATTGATCAAAATGCATGAAATGTTTTAGGTGGATCAGCCGATTTAAAAGCTGCTTGTAAAGTTGGATGAAATTTAGATTTTTGACAAGGTGGTAAAAATATTAAATACGGGATTCGTGAATTTGCAATGACAGCTATTAATAATGGAATTAATTTATATAGTAACTTTAAAACACTTGATGCTACTTTTTTAGTGTTTTCAGATTATGCTAAAAGTGCCCTAAGATTAGCTTCATTGATGGAATTAACAAACATTCATATTTATACCCATGATTCTTATCAAGTTGGTGGTGATGGACCAACTCATCAACCAATCGAACAAATTACAGGTTTAAGATCTATCCCCAATTTTAAAGTAGTTCGCCCTTGTGATGAATCAGAAATGCTATTAGCTTTTAAAAAAGCTTTTAGTTCAAAAAAAGAACAATATGCAATTATTGGTTGTCGCCAACCTTTAAAATCTTACAATTTAGCTAAAAACAATTTAGAAGCAGCTTATCACATTATTGAAAATGATCATTTTCAATTAACTTTATTGGCTTCTGGTAGTGAAGTGGAGTTAGCAGAAAAAGTATTAAATATTTTAAAATCAGAAAATATTTTAGCTCAATTAATTTCTGTACCGATTCTAAATGACTTAGTAAATGATGAAGTACTAATTAAAAAGCTAAAAATTGATCAAAAACCAATTTTTGCCATTGAAGCTTCAAATGATTCAATGTGATATAAATTAGCAACATACAATAAATTTAATGGTCATTTTTCAGATACATTTGGTGCTTCTGCAGACGGACAAATTGTCTATGAATTACATGGTTTTGAAGCAAACCAAATCGCTCAAAAAATTTTAAAATGATTAGCTAAAATTCAATAA
- the mgtE gene encoding magnesium transporter, whose amino-acid sequence MTLKVAIQNKDVNFIRDYSKTNPIASIAAEVENLDPQESVIFFRLLSTDISGEVFSFLSPEVKQNLIKNFSDKMIASVLEELYTDEIADILEEVPSNLAKRILKNTDKETRNNVNKILKYSDDVVGSIMSIDIVNIKDQWSCSQALKKIRDMRDEAELVHYYYVVDQHKHLIGAVTLEDLVFSDPKTKVKKILFPVPFVRTYDKKEEAAHVFADNDLSVIPVINSSRRIVGMLTSDDIIDIFQEEATEDMYKMAGISSSNIDDDYLKTAIIKLVKSRVIWLIILMIGSTLSQIIIDQFTNLLEHSAYLNKIGVSTFFSTIVSIIPVIAGSAGNAGSQAATTITRAISLGEIEGDNIVRKVLFKEFMVGLIIGSILMTINFARLMIYFSATKELFNTTIIPNSSLKQFEGILIISFAASLAMLFVIIFSKFLGSIIPLIASKIGKDPAVMSAPILATLTDATSTLIFFGIAISIFLTIPL is encoded by the coding sequence ATGACATTAAAAGTAGCAATCCAAAATAAAGATGTCAACTTTATTCGTGATTACTCAAAAACAAATCCTATTGCTTCAATTGCTGCCGAAGTAGAAAATTTAGATCCACAAGAAAGTGTAATTTTTTTTCGTTTACTTAGTACAGATATTTCTGGAGAAGTTTTTTCTTTTTTATCTCCTGAAGTAAAACAAAATTTAATCAAAAATTTTTCTGATAAAATGATTGCTTCTGTTTTGGAAGAATTATACACCGATGAAATTGCTGATATTTTAGAAGAAGTTCCTTCTAATCTTGCAAAAAGAATTCTAAAAAATACAGACAAAGAAACCAGAAATAATGTCAATAAAATTTTAAAATATAGCGATGATGTTGTTGGTTCAATTATGTCTATTGATATTGTCAATATCAAAGATCAATGAAGTTGCTCACAAGCTCTAAAAAAAATTCGTGATATGCGTGATGAAGCTGAGTTAGTTCATTATTACTATGTAGTTGATCAACACAAACATTTGATTGGAGCGGTAACTTTAGAAGATTTGGTTTTCTCTGATCCAAAAACTAAAGTTAAAAAAATTCTTTTTCCTGTACCTTTTGTTCGTACATATGATAAAAAAGAAGAAGCTGCTCATGTTTTTGCTGATAATGACTTGTCTGTAATTCCTGTTATTAATAGTTCTCGTCGAATTGTGGGGATGTTGACTTCTGATGATATTATTGATATTTTCCAAGAAGAAGCTACTGAAGATATGTATAAAATGGCTGGTATTTCTTCTTCTAATATTGATGATGACTATTTAAAAACAGCAATTATTAAACTTGTAAAATCTAGAGTAATTTGATTAATTATTTTAATGATAGGATCAACACTTTCACAGATTATCATCGATCAATTTACTAATTTATTAGAACACAGTGCATATTTAAATAAAATTGGAGTAAGTACTTTTTTTTCTACCATTGTTTCTATCATTCCTGTTATTGCTGGTTCAGCTGGAAATGCTGGTTCTCAAGCAGCAACTACAATTACTCGAGCAATTTCACTAGGCGAAATTGAAGGTGACAATATTGTTCGTAAAGTGCTTTTTAAAGAATTTATGGTAGGTTTAATTATCGGATCAATTTTGATGACTATCAATTTTGCTCGTTTAATGATATATTTTTCTGCAACCAAAGAATTATTCAATACAACAATAATTCCAAATAGTTCATTAAAACAATTTGAGGGAATTTTAATTATTTCTTTTGCAGCTTCACTTGCAATGTTGTTTGTAATAATTTTTTCAAAATTTTTAGGTTCAATTATTCCTTTGATAGCTTCCAAAATCGGCAAAGATCCCGCTGTTATGTCAGCTCCTATTTTAGCAACCTTAACTGATGCAACTTCAACATTGATTTTTTTTGGAATTGCAATCAGTATCTTTTTAACAATACCACTTTAG